The following proteins are encoded in a genomic region of Candidatus Methylomirabilota bacterium:
- a CDS encoding cytochrome P460 family protein, producing MSRVIAVVAIVAVVLIAGSFVAAPTSAGPEKIAFPANWKNHVLYTTVDRYDNKQYRELYASSPEAVRAMKEGKPLPYGTVLTIIQYKAQVDAQGTPIKDATGRFVKGDLAGIGVMEKRQGWGAEYPPDLRNGEWEYSAFTADSKFNDKANFKACFTCHKPHEKQDFVISLAKVQGVAAATSTSRVDVTIGGFAFGPGKLTVAPGKPVTWVNTDDSPHQITVTTGGPSRSSILTKGQSHSQSFAAPGVYDYICGLHPSMKGQIEVK from the coding sequence ATGAGCCGAGTGATCGCCGTTGTCGCCATCGTCGCCGTCGTCCTGATTGCTGGGTCCTTCGTGGCCGCGCCGACCAGCGCCGGGCCAGAGAAGATCGCGTTCCCGGCGAACTGGAAGAATCACGTGCTCTACACCACCGTGGACCGCTACGACAACAAGCAGTACCGGGAGCTCTACGCGTCGTCCCCGGAGGCGGTGCGGGCCATGAAGGAGGGCAAGCCGTTGCCCTACGGGACGGTCCTCACGATCATCCAGTACAAGGCCCAGGTGGACGCCCAGGGTACCCCCATCAAGGACGCCACCGGGCGATTCGTAAAGGGTGACCTGGCCGGCATCGGGGTGATGGAAAAGCGCCAGGGCTGGGGCGCCGAGTATCCGCCCGACCTCCGCAACGGCGAGTGGGAATACTCGGCCTTCACGGCGGACAGTAAGTTCAACGACAAGGCCAACTTCAAGGCGTGCTTCACCTGCCACAAGCCGCACGAGAAGCAGGACTTCGTGATCTCGCTGGCCAAGGTCCAGGGCGTCGCCGCCGCGACCTCGACATCGCGGGTCGATGTCACCATCGGGGGCTTCGCGTTCGGGCCGGGTAAGCTGACGGTGGCCCCGGGCAAGCCGGTGACCTGGGTGAACACCGACGATTCGCCCCACCAGATCACGGTGACGACCGGCGGGCCGAGCCGGTCATCGATCCTGACCAAGGGGCAGAGCCACTCCCAGAGCTTTGCGGCGCCCGGCGTCTACGACTACATCTGCGGCCTCCACCCCTCGATGAAGGGGCAGATCGAG